GCCGCTCCCGTCCCAGCAGCAGCAGCGACGGGGGACCTGGCCGAAGCCCAGACTCAACTGGCCACCCTGGAGCAGGAACTGCAACAAATGAAGCCCGGATCGGATGAATATGTCCAGTTGCAGGGCATGCTGCAACAGCTCAAGCAGGCCCTGGGGGCGGCCAGCGCTCAACTCCCGCCACCCATCCAGGCAGGAAAGCCGACAGAAGCCAAAGCGTTAAGTGTCAACCAGGCGCTGGGCAACCTCTACACGTCTCTGGCGTACCGGGTGTCGCCTCAAGCGTGGAAAGAGTTCCTGACTGCAGACGCCTTACAGGATCCGGCCAAAGCCAAAGTCGAGGCGTTGACCGCCGTGGCGCGCGGCCGTCCACTTGCCGCTGTCGCCACGTATCTCAAAGTCCTCGAGCAGCATCCGAAAGATGCCGACGCCCTGTACAATCTCGGGTCACTAGCCGCCTTCCTGAACGCCCCAAACGAAGCGTTGGCCCTGCTGGGCGCCTCCGAGGCGGCGGGTGGGCCCAGCAGCACCTTTTATCCCGCGAAAGCGCAGGTGCTGACCACCCGTGGATACGCCCTGATGCAGCTGGGCAACTCCTCGGAGGCGGAACGGGTGCTGAATCAAGCGGTGAGCCTGGCACCAGAGTTGCCGGAAGCCCAGCGCAATCTGGCCGCCGCGTTGGGGAACCAAGGCAAATGTGAAGCGTCGCGAAAAGCCCTGGTACGTGGCCTGCGCCGCAATCCCACCCCTCCACCCAGCAAACCTGTCAAGACCACGACTTCAATACCACCGACTGTCCCGATGCCGCCTCCACAGGGCACGGACATTGAGACCGAGGTGATGGCCCGCGATTTTCTTGATTTCAGTCGGGGTGTCGTCGGGAAATGGCCTTACTTTCCGGTGATCGCCGAGCCTGAGGAGAAAGCAAAACTCAGCCGCCTGACCACCGCCTACAACGACTGGATCCACAAGAACGAGCCGCAGCTCGCTGACGCCGAACGGTTGCGGGATGCGCTGTTCGACGCCTCGGCGTATGTGATCTCCCTCGCTTCCGCGCCGGGGCAGCAGATCAACCACCGCATGGCAGTCGCTCTATTTGCTGCCGTTTCTCAGATGTACCGCGATCCAGTCTACGCCCCTCTGTTCCAGAAGCAGTTCGAAGCCGACACCAACTATGCCAACACTGAAGAAGAGCGTCTGACCAGACTGAAAAGTAAATTCAGCGCCTCTCAAGCGCTGCTTGAAAAAGACCTCACCGCGTGTAGCACAGCAAAGGATCAGGTCTTCTGCCAGAAGAAAGCAAAGTACGACGATATGAACCGCCAGTGTACTGACCTCAAGGACTGGAACCACCTGTGGCAGGGCTCGATTTCGTATCTGGAAACAACCACACGCGCCAATGTGACGGAACTCGACCGCTATCTCAGCACCGTCAGTTCTTACATCTCCGAGCCTCGCTTGCTGCGCTTTGTGCAAGCGCACCATCAACTGATGCGGAAGCTGTGGATGGGGATGGTGCCTGACGCCATCAACCGCCACCTGTCCACCTTGATCGTCTATCAGCAGCCGTGTCTCTTCGTGGCTGGCACGCCCACGCCAACGCCCGACGAAACGGTGGGGGCCTACGAGCCTCCGGCAGACGCTGGCTGTCAGCCGACCGCCACGTTGAAAGCCAAGGCACTGATCTTTGAAGTGTCCGGCAACTGCGAGAAAGTGGGTTTGGAAGTCAGCGGCGAATTGCCGTGGATGGATATCGGCGTCTTTGTCAGCGTCGAGGAACAGTTCTCCGCAGGGAAACAGACGCCGCCCACCCCCAAGGACAAATTTCTGTCCAGCCAGGGGATCATCCGCCCGGAACGCATTCCGCAGTTTGGCGAGAGCCAGGGAAGTTTAAGTACCTTCGGGGTGAGTGTCGGGGTGAAGGAAAGTCTCGGCGTCGGCGGAACGGAAGTAGAAACCAAACAGGGCTTTTACCTGACCAGTGACGGGAAAGGCAATCTGGCCGACGTTGGCGTGAAGCTCGAGACGTCCGCCAGTGTGGGGGCAGAAGTCGATCTTGGCGTTGGGGAAATCGGGATCGGACTGGAATTCGAGGGGCCCGGCACCTCTCTCAGCTTCGTCCCGAGCACCGTCGTACCGTGAAGTGTGGAGACCAGCACGCGTTCGGGATCTTCATCTCGCGTGCTGGACGTCATTGTCGTACACACGCCAGGTGCGGCAGGAACTGATGCACGTGGCATCGTGGTCAGCGCCCTGCTGCCCGCCGCCGCGGCGCGTGACGGGCCCAACGCCCCCATGTTCACTGGTCAGTGACCAGCCAGCGACTGGGACTCGCAACCTCCGGGTGCCGTGGGCAGCAGCGAGAGCAGGGATGACCACCCAGCCCGCCTTACATCCGACCTGCCAGTCCAGGATGCGGATGACCGAGATCAGGAGTCATGGGTCAGTGGCACCGACCCGTCAACGGGTGGTGTGAGCATCCGCTGAAGTTCCCGTCCCAACCATCCGAAGGGTGGCCACGTTCACGCACCCGAAATTTCGAGGCCAGCCGACTACACTTCGCAATACCGGTAAGCTCTTCCAGCCGACGTTTGGTGAGGGTCAGAGTTGCTGGACATTGGTGAGGGCCACACTGTTTGGGCGCTTCTAGCCCCGGGTCATCGCCCGGCCGCCCACAGATCATGGTGCCTAGAGTCATGATCAATAACTTCAGGTGCAGTCTCATCCAGCGGAGGCACCGATTTTTTACACTCCACGCATCCTGGAAGCCGTTCCAGATGCTTTTCACCGGTGGTTACACACCGGCAGAGGTTCTCTGTGCCGACACGACTCCTGCCGCTTCATCAGTCCGCCTGCATTCTCCTGACCCTGCTGCTGACGGCCTGTACCACGCCGTCCAGTCCGGGCGCTGCACCTGGCCCTGCCGGCACGCTGACGTGGACGCCTGCCACACCCAGTCCCACACCCCTGTATGAAGGTCAGGGCGCCGTTGTAGACGGCAAACTCTATGTCTTCGGGGGATTTTCCGAGAACCGGGACGACAAGCCGATCGTCACCCGGGCTGCGCACGTCTATGACCCGGCCAACGAACACTGGGCGGCACTCAAGGACACGCCGGATCCCGTCACCCACGCCGGTACGGCGGTCGATGGCACGGACATCTATATGGCCGGGGGGTTTCTCGGCAACCATCCAGGCCCGCAGACCGACCACGTCTGGCGCTATGACACCCACACCGATACCTGGACGGCCCTCCCTCCCCTTCCAGGCGCGCGCGGGGCCGGTGCGCTGGTTCGGGTCGGCCGCGACCTCCACTATTTCGGAGGCACCGAGCGTACCGATGCGGGTCTATACCTGCGCGACGACAGCGACCACTGGGTGCTGAACCTCGATGTCCCTACAGCGTGGCAGTCCAGGGCCCCCCTTCCAAATGCGCGTAATCATATTGGAGCGGTGGTCCTGGACGGACTGATCTATGCGGTGGGTGGACAGCACCTGGGGGACGAGGCCCACGGTGACCTGAGGGATGTTCACCGCTACGATCCGGCGACGGACAGTTGGACATCAATAGCACCCTTGCCGCTGCCACTGGGGCACATCACGGCCTCGACGGTGATATGGAACGGCCGGATCGTGGTCGTCGGCGGCGTGACACTGGCAACGAACGGCGGCGCCATCGAGGGAAAGGAAAGCAACACCGTCCTGACCTATGATCCGTCCCTGAACAAATGGTCAGCCCTGACGTCCTTGCCAGGGCCCCGGCAATCCCCGGTGGCCGGAGTGATCGGCGGAAAGATGATCGTCACCACCGGCTCCACCACTGCGGGGCCGGTCGCCACGACCTTCATTGGCCATTGAGCCCACAGACACGGCAGGCGACTTGAGTGGCTAACCGCGCCGAACCGTTCGCCTCGCCGAGAACGTCGTGTAGGCTTGCCACGAGTGGTTCGAGGCCCATTGCAACGAACCGAAAATCCCCTGCTACCCGGTACGCGTCAGGGCGCCCGAACGGCAGGGCTGGAGCAGCCCTGCCACGTTCCTGAACCACCTTGCTTGAAGAACGTCGGCCGCACTCGGCCACGCCAAGACCTGCTTGAACTCCAGCCCAGGCGCGCTAGAGCTGGAATCGCTGGGGTCGCCACTCCCCTGCACCATTGCCCCTCCGGCACCTTCCTTAGGCCGGGCGACCTACCGACCCTGCTGCGTCGCCAGCCCCCGCGTGACTTCCATCACCTTGAGCCGCCTCCGTCCATCCGGCACCGACACGGACTACCAATCACCGCCGATGGAGATAGTGGGGATATTCACTCCATCGTAGTCACCGAAAAGACTCGCTCCACTGGCAAGGAAACCGACGTGTCGATTGGAATTCTGACTGACGAATGCCATCAGCGCGACCAGTTCCTCTACGGTGTTCAAGTCCACCGCCTTCAATTCAGCGTCATAGCTTTTTTGGATACAGTGAAGCGATTGTTGCTCAAGAACCATCTCCGTCCTGGTGACCGCAAGGTTGCTCACCGAGAAATGTTTCGCTATGCCAGAGGCCGCCACCTGTGGGTGAATGAGAACCTTCATCAGTCCATTCTAGAGACGGTGCTGTCAACTTGACCTCAGCGTGGCACAGGAGGTCAGCAGGCGGCTTCAGCGTCAGGCCCGTCTCCCCCAGCGGGGAATCGCCGCGGCTTGAGTGCTCCTGCCCACCGTGGCTGGGACGGTCATGCCGATATGGCGGTGAAGGTTCGAGACTCGGTCATTCAGGACGAGGAATTCCCGGGTGGGCCGTCGTCGTTTGATGCCGAGTTGCGTTCCCGCCGCCGTGCCGGTTGATGGAGCGCTCGATCAGATTCTGGCCGCGGGCAACAGAGACCACTTGACCGTGCTCCACCTTATTGGGCACGGGAGGTTGCCATTGAGCCGCCCGGTGGTTCCAGAGCTTGACCGTGCGGTTGATCTCTGAGACGTCCTTTCCCCAGCAGCCGCACGACGCAGGACTCAGCTGCGCCAGTAAGGTGATGGTGCTGAAGAAAGCTGTCAGGGACACCCCTCTGATCATCCACGGCCCTCCAGCGCCCAGGCTTCATCCCAGCGACCTCGACACACCCTTCATTGAGGTGGCGCCAGGGTTCCTGAAGCGGCGGCGCGGTCGTGGTGTTTCACGGCCGAGGCGTCTCGTGGCTGACGTCAATGCCACGCTCTTGGAGCAGTGCCCGGCCGTCCTGCGAGTTGAGCAGCAACCGGCGATCGAGCCGCAGGGCATGGCTTATGACGCTCAGAGCGCGTTTGGCTGTTGAGAACTGCGGCCGAGTTCAGGGCACGGGATTTGGCATGCGACGCCACGCCGGTACCGAGCAAGGTTGGGGAGCCAGTCGAGGTACGAGTCCGGCGGTCGCGCGGTGTTCAAAAAGTCGGCGTGCAGTGGCCACCGTGTACGTCTGAGGTGGCACATGGACAGAGTGGACGACCTGCTCCATACCAGTCAGCAACATGAAGAATCATCAGGTCACGGGAGAAACCGTCACATCGCCGCTCGACAGCCAGCCCTCGTCAATCAGGAGCGCGATCCCGCCAGACAGAATCGGTGCCTCGCCGTCGCGAGCCTCCACCACCAGCGTGCCGTCGACAAATCCCTGGACGTGCGGGCCGCTTACGACAAGCCGGAGGTGACGCCGCTCCAGATCCCCGTCCAGCGGGGCCTCAGCCAGGAGGCGTTCCGCCTGGCCTGGACGGGCCCGGATCAGGGTGACGGCGCCGCGCTGAATGAAAAGGGCATAGTAACTGTGCAGGCCCCGGAAGCGGGCGGCCAGCCCAGCGCGACGGCCCACCGGCACCGTCAGTTCTGCTGACACCTCATAATCCGTCCACTCCCGGCTCCCGGTGGAGACTGCCCCCCCAGTGCCGGCATGCAGCAGTCGGTACGGCTCGGGCGCGCGTATGTCGATCTTTTCCACCGCATTGACCCAGGCGCGACGCCACATGCGTCCCTCCCCGCCGCCAGAAGGACGCCCCAGCGTGACGGTCGGCGCTCCGTGCCAACGTACGCTGTCGAGGTACACGGTGCCGGGCTGACCGCTGGACACCTCCAGCCCGAGTTCGGCGATGGGCAGTCCGTCCAGGTCAGGCACGCGCCAGCTCACCGTCACGCGCTCACCGGGCGCGGCGGTGACGGAGGGTCCCGGGAGCGCCACCAGGGTATCGTCCCCGTCGTACTGCCTCACCATCAGGTGCATGGTGACCGCTTCCGCGTTCGTGGTGTCCGCCTCCAGTTCGGCGTGCACCTCCTGGCCGGGGTACACCCTGGGTGAGGCCAGTAACGTGTAATTGAAGCCCCCGCCCGGCCCCCTCGCAAAGGGCGTATCCGGCGGTTCGGGCACCTCAGGCGGCAGGAACGTGGCCACCCGTGCCCACGCCGACCGCCCCGGATAATGCAGGGCCAGGCTTCGTGAGCCCAGCCGGCTGTGCCCCGCGACGTTCTCAAGCGTCAGGCCGTCGCCCAGCCAGCCCTGCACCGCGCCCGGCGCGCAGAAGTGGAACTGGGCGCCGTCCTTGAAGGCGAGCGGTG
The DNA window shown above is from Deinococcus sp. KSM4-11 and carries:
- a CDS encoding kelch repeat-containing protein; this encodes MPTRLLPLHQSACILLTLLLTACTTPSSPGAAPGPAGTLTWTPATPSPTPLYEGQGAVVDGKLYVFGGFSENRDDKPIVTRAAHVYDPANEHWAALKDTPDPVTHAGTAVDGTDIYMAGGFLGNHPGPQTDHVWRYDTHTDTWTALPPLPGARGAGALVRVGRDLHYFGGTERTDAGLYLRDDSDHWVLNLDVPTAWQSRAPLPNARNHIGAVVLDGLIYAVGGQHLGDEAHGDLRDVHRYDPATDSWTSIAPLPLPLGHITASTVIWNGRIVVVGGVTLATNGGAIEGKESNTVLTYDPSLNKWSALTSLPGPRQSPVAGVIGGKMIVTTGSTTAGPVATTFIGH
- a CDS encoding ADP-ribosylglycohydrolase family protein, with translation MNHVVPADYLERVYAGVLGKIIGVSLGRPVEGWSYARITETFGELDRYVHGHRDWPLILPDDDLTGTFTFLRTLERVAAEAVTAADIGDTWLDQIVEGRTCLWWGGFGNSTEQTAYHRLTAGLRAPLSGSAEVNGRTVAEQIGAQIFIDGWAMVAPGRPDLAARLARAAAQVSHDGAAVDAAVALATMEALAFVESDLDTLLDAAQAALPEGGVLARLYREVRAWHREEPEWARARQRLEASYGYDRYPGNVHVIPNHGVILLALLYGAGDLRRSLVIANTCGWDTDCNAGNVGCLLAIRGGLAALNAVRDWRDPLADRLYLPGPEGGRAITDALTVAVEVASHGLALSGEAPLAFKDGAQFHFCAPGAVQGWLGDGLTLENVAGHSRLGSRSLALHYPGRSAWARVATFLPPEVPEPPDTPFARGPGGGFNYTLLASPRVYPGQEVHAELEADTTNAEAVTMHLMVRQYDGDDTLVALPGPSVTAAPGERVTVSWRVPDLDGLPIAELGLEVSSGQPGTVYLDSVRWHGAPTVTLGRPSGGGEGRMWRRAWVNAVEKIDIRAPEPYRLLHAGTGGAVSTGSREWTDYEVSAELTVPVGRRAGLAARFRGLHSYYALFIQRGAVTLIRARPGQAERLLAEAPLDGDLERRHLRLVVSGPHVQGFVDGTLVVEARDGEAPILSGGIALLIDEGWLSSGDVTVSPVT
- a CDS encoding tetratricopeptide repeat protein is translated as MKQSSVCGWRRPSGLLVGCLLLSTAASISVVHGNTDLNSIAAASSLPCLTFQGTGGSLPTGAAPVPAAAATGDLAEAQTQLATLEQELQQMKPGSDEYVQLQGMLQQLKQALGAASAQLPPPIQAGKPTEAKALSVNQALGNLYTSLAYRVSPQAWKEFLTADALQDPAKAKVEALTAVARGRPLAAVATYLKVLEQHPKDADALYNLGSLAAFLNAPNEALALLGASEAAGGPSSTFYPAKAQVLTTRGYALMQLGNSSEAERVLNQAVSLAPELPEAQRNLAAALGNQGKCEASRKALVRGLRRNPTPPPSKPVKTTTSIPPTVPMPPPQGTDIETEVMARDFLDFSRGVVGKWPYFPVIAEPEEKAKLSRLTTAYNDWIHKNEPQLADAERLRDALFDASAYVISLASAPGQQINHRMAVALFAAVSQMYRDPVYAPLFQKQFEADTNYANTEEERLTRLKSKFSASQALLEKDLTACSTAKDQVFCQKKAKYDDMNRQCTDLKDWNHLWQGSISYLETTTRANVTELDRYLSTVSSYISEPRLLRFVQAHHQLMRKLWMGMVPDAINRHLSTLIVYQQPCLFVAGTPTPTPDETVGAYEPPADAGCQPTATLKAKALIFEVSGNCEKVGLEVSGELPWMDIGVFVSVEEQFSAGKQTPPTPKDKFLSSQGIIRPERIPQFGESQGSLSTFGVSVGVKESLGVGGTEVETKQGFYLTSDGKGNLADVGVKLETSASVGAEVDLGVGEIGIGLEFEGPGTSLSFVPSTVVP